A stretch of Faecalibacterium duncaniae DNA encodes these proteins:
- a CDS encoding helix-turn-helix transcriptional regulator produces the protein MNGATTIQERLKDLRLNKGLKLEELAEQTGISKSALGSYEKDDYKEINHGNLILLADFYGVSLDYLFCRTENRAEINTPLRELHLSDEMVALLKSGRINNRLLCELATHKDFIKFLADIEIYVDGIATMQIQNLNALVDTVRHEIIERYRPGEDDPHLKVLQAAHISDDEYFSQMVRDDLNLIIRDIREAHKKDSESAPQTTVADELKENLEAVENFKGSRDEKLVVLYCKQLGINYKNLSDEEFRWLIRILKKSKKMGTPISQRKKR, from the coding sequence ATGAACGGAGCTACTACAATACAGGAACGGCTAAAAGATTTACGATTAAACAAAGGATTAAAACTGGAAGAACTGGCTGAGCAAACGGGTATTTCAAAATCGGCTCTTGGCAGTTATGAAAAAGACGACTATAAGGAAATCAATCATGGCAACCTTATCCTGCTGGCAGATTTTTATGGGGTGTCCCTCGATTATCTCTTTTGCCGGACAGAGAACCGGGCGGAGATCAACACGCCATTAAGGGAGCTGCATTTGAGCGATGAAATGGTAGCACTTCTGAAAAGTGGTCGGATTAACAACCGTCTGCTGTGCGAACTTGCCACACATAAGGATTTTATCAAGTTTCTTGCGGATATTGAGATTTATGTGGATGGGATTGCCACCATGCAGATTCAGAACCTCAATGCCCTTGTCGATACCGTCCGGCATGAAATCATTGAACGGTATCGCCCTGGCGAAGACGACCCCCATTTGAAAGTGTTGCAAGCCGCCCATATCAGTGATGATGAGTATTTCAGTCAGATGGTACGGGATGACCTCAATCTCATTATCCGGGATATTCGGGAAGCTCACAAAAAGGACAGCGAGAGTGCACCCCAGACCACCGTTGCTGATGAACTGAAAGAAAATCTGGAAGCGGTCGAAAATTTCAAGGGCAGCCGGGATGAAAAGCTCGTTGTACTTTACTGCAAGCAGCTCGGTATCAACTATAAAAATCTGTCAGACGAAGAATTTCGCTGGCTGATTCGGATTCTCAAAAAATCAAAGAAAATGGGAACGCCTATCAGCCAGAGGAAAAAACGATAA
- a CDS encoding DeoR family transcriptional regulator → MNFEFMTIDTPLPPCMAFPRALTGFPVSSTAKVMYCRMLDAMLSNGQEDENGILFVCFPVTAIAAVLSRSSMTVKRSLNELENAGLIMRVRQGVGEPNRIYVLIPGKEDAALA, encoded by the coding sequence ATGAATTTTGAATTTATGACGATAGACACACCATTGCCGCCCTGTATGGCTTTTCCAAGAGCGTTGACAGGGTTTCCAGTCAGCAGCACCGCAAAGGTCATGTACTGCCGGATGTTGGACGCTATGCTCTCCAATGGGCAGGAGGACGAGAACGGAATCCTGTTTGTCTGCTTCCCTGTCACAGCCATTGCCGCAGTCCTGTCCCGCAGCTCTATGACGGTCAAGCGTTCTTTGAATGAACTGGAAAACGCCGGACTTATCATGCGGGTGCGTCAGGGCGTTGGAGAACCAAACAGGATTTATGTGCTGATACCGGGAAAGGAGGACGCTGCCCTTGCCTGA
- a CDS encoding DUF3847 domain-containing protein, translating into MPDTSKLEKLNRELEKSEKKLRKAINDEKALQHQLKQLTRKERTHRLCTRGGMLESFLQEPERLTDDDVMLLLKLIFHRQDTQELLKKLLEREKPETP; encoded by the coding sequence TTGCCTGATACTTCAAAGCTGGAAAAACTCAATCGGGAGTTGGAGAAAAGCGAAAAGAAACTGCGGAAAGCCATCAATGATGAAAAGGCATTGCAGCACCAGTTAAAGCAGCTTACCCGAAAGGAACGGACGCACCGGCTCTGTACTCGTGGCGGTATGCTGGAAAGTTTTCTGCAAGAGCCGGAACGCCTGACAGATGATGATGTCATGCTGTTGTTGAAACTCATTTTTCACAGGCAGGACACGCAGGAACTATTGAAAAAACTGCTGGAACGGGAGAAGCCGGAAACCCCTTAG